The following coding sequences are from one Lemur catta isolate mLemCat1 chromosome 16, mLemCat1.pri, whole genome shotgun sequence window:
- the NARS1 gene encoding asparagine--tRNA ligase, cytoplasmic isoform X1 — MSLEVTRATAGMVLAELYVSDREGNDTTGDGTKEKPFKTGLKALMTVGKEPFPTIYVDSQKENERWDVISKSQMKNIKKMWHREQMKSESREKKEAEDNLRREKNLEEAKKITIKNDSSLPEAKCVKIHALEGYRGQRVKVFGWVHRLRRQGKNLMFLVLRDGTGYLQCVLSDDLCQCYNGLVLSTESSVAVYGMLKLTPKGKKAPGGHELSCDFWELLGLAPAGGADNLINEESDVDVQLNNRHMMIRGENMSKILKARSMVTRCFRDHFFDRGYCEVTPPTLVQTQVEGGATLFKLDYFGEEAFLTQSSQLYLETCLPALGDVFCVAQSYRAEQSRTRRHLAEYTHVEAECPFLTFEDLLNRLEDLVCDVVDRVLKSPAASIVHDLNPNFKPPKRPFRRMNYSDAIVWLKEHDIKKEDGTFYEFGEDIPEAPERLMTDTINEPILLCRFPVEIKSFYMQRCPEDSRLTESVDVLMPNVGEIVGGSMRIWDSEEMLAGYKREGIDPTPYYWYTDQRKYGTCPHGGYGLGLERFLTWILNRYHIRDVCLYPRFVQRCQP; from the exons CAGAGCTGTATGTCTCAGATCGAGAGGGAAACGATACAACGGGAGATGGAACCAAGGAGAAACCATTTAAAACAGGTCTCAAG GCTTTGATGACAGTAGGAAAAGAACCATTTCCTACTATTTACGTAGattcacaaaaggaaaatgag AGGTGGGATGTTATTTCTAAAtcacagatgaaaaatattaaaaaaatgtggcataGGGAACAAATGAAGAGTGAATCCCGGGAAAAGAAAGAG GCAGAAGATAATTTGCGAAGAGAAAAGAACCTAGAAGAAGCAAAAAAGATTACCATTAAAAATGATTCAAGTCTTCCAGAAGCAAAATGT gTGAAGATTCACGCATTAGAAGGATATAGAGGCCAAAGAGTGAAAGTGTTTGGCTGGGTCCACAGGCTGCGTAGGCAAG ggAAGAATTTAATGTTTCTGGTATTGCGGGATGGTACAGGTTATCTTCAGTGTGTCTTGTCGGATGACttg TGCCAGTGTTACAATGGATTAGTCTTGTCTACTGAGAGTAGTGTTGCAGTGTATGGAATGCTAAAACTTACCCCAAAGGGCAAGAAG gctCCAGGGGGCCATGAGCTGAGTTGTGACTTCTGGGAACTGCTTGGGTTGGCCCCTGCTGGGGGCGCTGATAACTTGATCAACGAAGAGTCTGACGTCGACGTCCAGCTCAACAACAGACACATGATGATCCGAGGAGAAAACATGTCCAAAATCCTAAAAGCACGTTCCATGGTCACCAGGTGCTTTCGAGATCACTTTTTTGATAGGGGCTACTGTGAA GTTACGCCTCCGACACTAGTGCAAACGCAAGTGGAAGGGGGAGCTACGCTCTTCAAGCTTGACTATTTCGGGGAAGAGGCATTTTTGACCCAGTCCTCTCAGTTGTACCTGGAGACCTGCCTTCCAGCCCTGGGGGATGttttctgtgttgcccagtcATATAGGGCAGAACAGTCCAGAACACGAAGGCACCTGGCTGA ATACACTCACGTGGAAGCCGAGTGCCCTTTCCTGACCTTTGAGGACCTCCTAAACCGATTGGAGGACTTGGTCTGTGACGTGGTAGATAGAGTCTTGAAGTCCCCTGCAGCAAGTATAGTGCATGACCTCAACCCG AACTTTAAGCCACCCAAACGGCCTTTCAGACGGATGAACTATTCAGATGCTATTGTGTGGCTAAAAGAACatgatataaaaaaagaagatggaACTTTCTATGAATTTGGAGAA GATATCCCAGAAGCTCCTGAGAGACTGATGACAGACACCATTAATGAACCAATCTTGCTGTGTCGATTTCCTGTGGAGATCAAGTCCTTCTATATGCAGCGATGTCCTGAGGATTCCCGTCTTACTGAATCT GTCGACGTCTTGATGCCCAATGTTGGTGAGATTGTGGGAGGCTCAATGCGTATCTGGGACAGTGAAGAAATGCTGGCAGGTTATAAAAGGGAAGGGATTGACCCCACTCCCTACTACTGGTATACAGATCAG aGAAAATACGGTACGTGTCCTCATGGAGGATATGGCTTGGGTCTGGAACGGTTCTTAACTTGGATCCTGAATAGATATCACATCCGAGATGTGTGCTTATACCCCCGGTTTGTCCAGCGCTGCCAGCCGTGA
- the NARS1 gene encoding asparagine--tRNA ligase, cytoplasmic isoform X2, protein MSLEVTRATAGMVLELYVSDREGNDTTGDGTKEKPFKTGLKALMTVGKEPFPTIYVDSQKENERWDVISKSQMKNIKKMWHREQMKSESREKKEAEDNLRREKNLEEAKKITIKNDSSLPEAKCVKIHALEGYRGQRVKVFGWVHRLRRQGKNLMFLVLRDGTGYLQCVLSDDLCQCYNGLVLSTESSVAVYGMLKLTPKGKKAPGGHELSCDFWELLGLAPAGGADNLINEESDVDVQLNNRHMMIRGENMSKILKARSMVTRCFRDHFFDRGYCEVTPPTLVQTQVEGGATLFKLDYFGEEAFLTQSSQLYLETCLPALGDVFCVAQSYRAEQSRTRRHLAEYTHVEAECPFLTFEDLLNRLEDLVCDVVDRVLKSPAASIVHDLNPNFKPPKRPFRRMNYSDAIVWLKEHDIKKEDGTFYEFGEDIPEAPERLMTDTINEPILLCRFPVEIKSFYMQRCPEDSRLTESVDVLMPNVGEIVGGSMRIWDSEEMLAGYKREGIDPTPYYWYTDQRKYGTCPHGGYGLGLERFLTWILNRYHIRDVCLYPRFVQRCQP, encoded by the exons AGCTGTATGTCTCAGATCGAGAGGGAAACGATACAACGGGAGATGGAACCAAGGAGAAACCATTTAAAACAGGTCTCAAG GCTTTGATGACAGTAGGAAAAGAACCATTTCCTACTATTTACGTAGattcacaaaaggaaaatgag AGGTGGGATGTTATTTCTAAAtcacagatgaaaaatattaaaaaaatgtggcataGGGAACAAATGAAGAGTGAATCCCGGGAAAAGAAAGAG GCAGAAGATAATTTGCGAAGAGAAAAGAACCTAGAAGAAGCAAAAAAGATTACCATTAAAAATGATTCAAGTCTTCCAGAAGCAAAATGT gTGAAGATTCACGCATTAGAAGGATATAGAGGCCAAAGAGTGAAAGTGTTTGGCTGGGTCCACAGGCTGCGTAGGCAAG ggAAGAATTTAATGTTTCTGGTATTGCGGGATGGTACAGGTTATCTTCAGTGTGTCTTGTCGGATGACttg TGCCAGTGTTACAATGGATTAGTCTTGTCTACTGAGAGTAGTGTTGCAGTGTATGGAATGCTAAAACTTACCCCAAAGGGCAAGAAG gctCCAGGGGGCCATGAGCTGAGTTGTGACTTCTGGGAACTGCTTGGGTTGGCCCCTGCTGGGGGCGCTGATAACTTGATCAACGAAGAGTCTGACGTCGACGTCCAGCTCAACAACAGACACATGATGATCCGAGGAGAAAACATGTCCAAAATCCTAAAAGCACGTTCCATGGTCACCAGGTGCTTTCGAGATCACTTTTTTGATAGGGGCTACTGTGAA GTTACGCCTCCGACACTAGTGCAAACGCAAGTGGAAGGGGGAGCTACGCTCTTCAAGCTTGACTATTTCGGGGAAGAGGCATTTTTGACCCAGTCCTCTCAGTTGTACCTGGAGACCTGCCTTCCAGCCCTGGGGGATGttttctgtgttgcccagtcATATAGGGCAGAACAGTCCAGAACACGAAGGCACCTGGCTGA ATACACTCACGTGGAAGCCGAGTGCCCTTTCCTGACCTTTGAGGACCTCCTAAACCGATTGGAGGACTTGGTCTGTGACGTGGTAGATAGAGTCTTGAAGTCCCCTGCAGCAAGTATAGTGCATGACCTCAACCCG AACTTTAAGCCACCCAAACGGCCTTTCAGACGGATGAACTATTCAGATGCTATTGTGTGGCTAAAAGAACatgatataaaaaaagaagatggaACTTTCTATGAATTTGGAGAA GATATCCCAGAAGCTCCTGAGAGACTGATGACAGACACCATTAATGAACCAATCTTGCTGTGTCGATTTCCTGTGGAGATCAAGTCCTTCTATATGCAGCGATGTCCTGAGGATTCCCGTCTTACTGAATCT GTCGACGTCTTGATGCCCAATGTTGGTGAGATTGTGGGAGGCTCAATGCGTATCTGGGACAGTGAAGAAATGCTGGCAGGTTATAAAAGGGAAGGGATTGACCCCACTCCCTACTACTGGTATACAGATCAG aGAAAATACGGTACGTGTCCTCATGGAGGATATGGCTTGGGTCTGGAACGGTTCTTAACTTGGATCCTGAATAGATATCACATCCGAGATGTGTGCTTATACCCCCGGTTTGTCCAGCGCTGCCAGCCGTGA